Proteins encoded by one window of Candidatus Bathyarchaeota archaeon:
- a CDS encoding nitroreductase family protein, which translates to MDLFEAIEKRRSIRRYKPDPVSDEHLKKILEAARLAPSGKNLQPWRFVIVRDAERKKMLAKASMNQMFIAEADVVVVILSDPTIYSSPGTKRRIPYLQDPMIAVEHMVLAATALGYGTCWIGAFDGDEVKRIVKAPERLAVIALLPIGVPDESPPPKPRKPFEEIFFKEEYGVPLSL; encoded by the coding sequence ATGGACCTGTTTGAGGCCATTGAAAAAAGAAGAAGCATACGACGTTACAAGCCTGACCCGGTTTCTGATGAACATTTGAAGAAAATTCTGGAAGCAGCTAGGTTAGCGCCTTCTGGCAAGAACCTTCAGCCTTGGCGTTTCGTAATTGTTAGAGATGCTGAAAGAAAGAAGATGTTGGCGAAGGCTTCTATGAATCAGATGTTCATCGCAGAAGCCGATGTCGTAGTCGTAATTCTAAGCGACCCAACCATCTACTCCTCACCCGGTACTAAGAGGAGAATCCCATACTTGCAGGACCCCATGATTGCCGTTGAACACATGGTTTTGGCTGCAACTGCACTTGGATATGGAACCTGCTGGATAGGCGCCTTCGACGGAGACGAGGTTAAGCGTATAGTGAAAGCCCCGGAAAGGTTGGCTGTTATTGCTTTACTTCCAATAGGAGTCCCAGATGAAAGCCCTCCGCCGAAGCCTAGGAAACCTTTCGAAGAAATATTCTTTAAAGAAGAATACGGTGTCCCGCTTTCACTTTAA